In Salminus brasiliensis chromosome 24, fSalBra1.hap2, whole genome shotgun sequence, one genomic interval encodes:
- the LOC140546580 gene encoding sterile alpha motif domain-containing protein 9-like isoform X2, translating to MLSLMWKKDITPPCAGLPGNPVHENAVTPLAQLEDIFQDKGQQTLSDFYKGSPPKWSYYVTAEEQHSLLVRRNGYSGIIKQIRKCQKINHTVSSINLFHHPGSGGSTLAMQVLWDLRKEFKCAIIRQSSAETEVIADHIVQLFEEDNRTLLLLDDNSSEWNLIESLNMQIVKRGVSATVPVAILLNTKRKHTITAEGPLNLKTRLSSKELQDFELKEAEMKLKHSDEEMKQFHGFNLMKNNFSEQYVANLCSIREIMEYVKGHKAACSTKLFSVLTLINSYVPGSFLPVSRCQDLLKPQPHSVSQQVCMSTLLHNTPPVPGENITEKLQFEKDMEPFMDLLVIFPKDEMKSECVRLAHPMIANECLKALAEAGITKGEIAKRFLESCKPNEPPYMVKIIKSLIIKRETVEENQEKFSRLILDIKDEGDLKTCKELFEIATNTFEQDAFFPQAFARFLYIMLHNYDEAERQAREAIARDPENSFLRDTLGQIHKNHLRALAYSRVAASEFLEVADLAIKAFRDEEEAAENEQAPDSSTAQPKKISHAFNCRGLFGYIQVAKVIFDTLTFRDQSWCDVLTGKKSIYVLPEAQSIRQYEDLIINLQYNVERKRAFFETYLTYSKPSRYNTEPPYFQRDIAVCYSRYLPKHSKPASSSHSVTDRSFAGLFSCLDRSYPSSFLERLTQHTRNVYEVKPSDVDAAMKYILSNIILSNKDETSRVLQTLTALRAILWRFVEKHNIYQSPEFFLLILLLFWPDNIQNPPLHNKLDLSNVVENMKSAFDQKYLKHFRSRYLRPLFFLGQGTGLKRLVHSWKMYHVHSRDRTVYRQRRKSWATLDWENGKIWADGSIQKLLLRFYGVFKKQQLFAYVEDKEIPVYTDQAFVSCQGPASFFLGFTIKGPVAYDIAFDCEEKQEDKCMETEKCSDQCRAHPTCHSCADFEDLTNWKQVHPEVWTHKEKLSENRSERQECYWVSSPAGRYQCSVSGLRWVCDGDVGLKYHFADWASYKEDLRRMQFEPCGPLMDITVVSGVLTEAHLPHFACLGSSPSLKDEVRVLDMQDGGMVLEKCELTCSHAKLLHPTFSPKGLLIRSGFPVKVHCEVLIYQTLTAHLTLHVYLVTCDPRTIQGCAFAL from the exons ATGTTAAGCTTAATGTGGAAGAAGGATATCACACCACCTTGTGCTGGACTACCAGGAAACCCAGTTCATGAAAATGCTGTTACTCCCCTGGCACAGTTGGAGGATATTTTTCAGGACAAAGGACAGCAGACGTTATCAGATTTCTACAAAGGCTCACCGCCCAAATGGAGCTATTATGTTACTGCCGAGGAGCAGCACTCGCTCTTAGTCAGAAGGAATGGCTACAGTGGCATcattaaacagatcaggaaaTGCCAAAAAATTAATCATACAGTATCCAGCATTAATCTTTTCCACCATCCCGGGAGTGGAGGCTCTACGCTGGCCATGCAGGTTCTTTGGGACTTGAGGAAGGAGTTTAAATGTGCCATAATACGGCAAAGCAGCGCTGAAACAGAGGTCATAGCAGACCACATCGTTCAACTGTTTGAAGAAGACAACAGAACACTGCTGTTGCTGGATGACAATTCCAGTGAATGGAATTTAATAGAAAGTCTCAACATGCAGATTGTTAAGAGAGGAGTGAGTGCCACAGTTCCCGTGGCTATCCTGCTGAATACGAAGAGAAAGCACACCATCACGGCAGAAGGCCCCTTAAACCTGAAAACCAGACTGTCCTCTAAAGAGCTGCAGGACTTTGAACTAAAAGAAGCAGAGATGAAACTGAAGCACAGCGATGAAGAAATGAAGCAGTTCCATGGATTCAATCTCATGAAAAACAACTTCAGTGAGCAGTATGTAGCCAATCTCTGCTCAATCAGAGAAATCATGGAATACGTGAAAGGGCATAAAGCAGCTTGCAGCACTAAACTGTTCTCAGTTTTGACTCTCATAAATTCATATGTCCCTGGGTCCTTCCTCCCAGTCTCTCGATGTCAGGACCTTTTAAAACCTCAACCTCATTCAGTCTCCCAACAGGTCTGCATGTCAACCCTGCTACACAACACTCCTCCAGTTCCTGGAGAAAACATCACTGAGAAACTGCAGTTTGAAAAAGACATGGAGCCTTTTATGGATCTCCTAGTTATATTTCCAAAAGATGAGATGAAGAGTGAGTGTGTTCGCTTAGCGCATCCAATGATTGCTAACGAGTGCCTAAAGGCCCTGGCTGAAGCTGGCATTACCAAAGGAGAAATTGCCAAAAGATTCCTCGAGTCCTGCAAACCAAACGAGCCACCATACATGGTGAAAATAATCAAAAGCTTGATAATTAAAAGAGAAACTGTGGAGGAGAACCAAGAGAAGTTCTCTAGACTTATTTTAGACATAAAAGATGAAGGTGATCTGAAGACGTGTAAAGAACTGTTTGAAATTGCAACCAATACTTTCGAACAGGATGCCTTCTTCCCACAAGCCTTTGCTCGGTTCCTCTACATCATGCTTCACAACTATGATGAGGCTGAACGTCAGGCACGTGAGGCCATCGCTCGTGATCCTGAAAACTCTTTCCTCCGGGACACTCTTGGACAAATCCACAAAAATCATTTGCGGGCGTTGGCGTACAGCAGAGTAGCTGCTTCCGAATTTTTAGAAGTAGCAGATTTAGCCATAAAGGCATTCAGAGATGAAGAGGAAGCAGCTGAAAATGAGCAAGCTCCAGACTCCTCTACTGCTCAACCAAAGAAAATATCACATGCGTTCAACTGCAGAGGACTTTTTGGTTACATTCAAGTAGCCAAAGTTATTTTTGACACTCTGACATTTCGTGACCAGAGTTGGTGTGATGTTCTCACTGGAAAAAAATCAATTTATGTACTTCCAGAAGCACAGAGCATCCGTCAGTATGAAGACCTGATAATAAATCTACAGTATAATGTAGAGAGGAAACGTGCATTTTTTGAGACCTACCTGACTTACTCCAAACCCAGCAGATACAACACTGAACCACCATACTTTCAACGTGATATTGCTGTCTGTTATAGCAGGTATCTGCCCAAACACTCCAAACCTGCCAGTTCCTCTCATTCCGTCACGGATCGCAGCTTTGCTGGTCTGTTCTCCTGTCTTGATCGAAGCTATCCTAGCAGCTTTCTGGAGCGCCTCACCCAACACACCAGGAACGTATATGAAGTGAAGCCCTCTGATGTGGATGCTGCCATGAAGTACATTCTTTCAAACATCATCCTCAGCAACAAGGACGAGACCTCTAGAGTACTGCAGACACTGACAGCCCTCAGAGCCATTCTGTGGAGATTTGTAGAGAAACATAATATTTACCAAAGCCCAGAATTCTTCCTCCTCATCCTGCTACTGTTTTGGCCAGATAACATCCAGAATCCACCGTTGCACAACAAACTGGACTTgagtaacgttgttgagaataTGAAGTCAGCCTTTGATCAAAAGTACCTAAAGCACTTTCGTTCCAGGTACTTGAGGCCCCTGTTTTTCCTGGGTCAGGGTACAGGCTTGAAGAGGCTTGTTCACAGCTGGAAAATGTACCATGTCCATTCAAGGGACAGGACAGTTTATAGGCAGAGGAGAAAATCATGGGCCACTCTGGACTGGGAAAATGGAAAGATTTGGGCGGACGGCAGCATCCAGAAACTTCTACTCCGTTTCTATGGAGTTTTTAAGAAACAGCAGCTGTTTGCATATGTTGAAGACAAAGAGATCCCTGTCTACACAGATCAGGCCTTTGTGTCGTGTCAGGGTCCTGCTTCCTTCTTCCTGGGCTTCACCATTAAAGGACCCGTGGCTTATGACATCGCATTTGACTGTGAAGAAAAACAAGAGGACAAATGCATGGAGACTGAAAAATGCTCAG ATCAGTGCAGAGCACATCCAACTTGCCACAGTTGTGCTGATTTTGAG gATTTGACAAATTGGAAGCAGGTTCATCCTGAGGTCTGGACTCATAAAGAGAAATTATCAGAGAACAGAAGTGAGAGGCAGGAGTGCTATTG GGTCAGCTCACCTGCTGGGAGATACCAGTGTTCAGTTTCTGGTCTCCGCTGGGTCTGTGATGGTGATGTTGGCCTGAAGTATCATTTTGCTGACTGGGCGTCGTATAAAGAAGACCTCAGAAGGATGCAGTTTGAACCTTGTGGACCTTTAATGGACATCACCGTTGTCTCTGGTGTTCTTACAGAAGCTCATCTTCCACATTTTGCCTGTTTAG GTTCGAGCCCCTCCCTGAAAGACGAGGTCAGAGTTCTAGACATGCAGGACGGTGGAATGGTCTTGGAGAAGTGTGAGCTGACCTGCTCCCATGCCAAGCTTCTCCACCCCACCTTCTCACCTAAAGGCTTGCTGATCAGAAGTGGATTCCCTGTGAAAGTTCACTGTGAGGTGTTGATCTACCAAACCTTGACTGCCCACCTGACCCTTCATGTGTATTTGGTCACCTGTGATCCCAGAACTATACAG GGATGTGCTTTTGCTCTTTGA
- the LOC140546580 gene encoding sterile alpha motif domain-containing protein 9-like isoform X1 has translation MLSLMWKKDITPPCAGLPGNPVHENAVTPLAQLEDIFQDKGQQTLSDFYKGSPPKWSYYVTAEEQHSLLVRRNGYSGIIKQIRKCQKINHTVSSINLFHHPGSGGSTLAMQVLWDLRKEFKCAIIRQSSAETEVIADHIVQLFEEDNRTLLLLDDNSSEWNLIESLNMQIVKRGVSATVPVAILLNTKRKHTITAEGPLNLKTRLSSKELQDFELKEAEMKLKHSDEEMKQFHGFNLMKNNFSEQYVANLCSIREIMEYVKGHKAACSTKLFSVLTLINSYVPGSFLPVSRCQDLLKPQPHSVSQQVCMSTLLHNTPPVPGENITEKLQFEKDMEPFMDLLVIFPKDEMKSECVRLAHPMIANECLKALAEAGITKGEIAKRFLESCKPNEPPYMVKIIKSLIIKRETVEENQEKFSRLILDIKDEGDLKTCKELFEIATNTFEQDAFFPQAFARFLYIMLHNYDEAERQAREAIARDPENSFLRDTLGQIHKNHLRALAYSRVAASEFLEVADLAIKAFRDEEEAAENEQAPDSSTAQPKKISHAFNCRGLFGYIQVAKVIFDTLTFRDQSWCDVLTGKKSIYVLPEAQSIRQYEDLIINLQYNVERKRAFFETYLTYSKPSRYNTEPPYFQRDIAVCYSRYLPKHSKPASSSHSVTDRSFAGLFSCLDRSYPSSFLERLTQHTRNVYEVKPSDVDAAMKYILSNIILSNKDETSRVLQTLTALRAILWRFVEKHNIYQSPEFFLLILLLFWPDNIQNPPLHNKLDLSNVVENMKSAFDQKYLKHFRSRYLRPLFFLGQGTGLKRLVHSWKMYHVHSRDRTVYRQRRKSWATLDWENGKIWADGSIQKLLLRFYGVFKKQQLFAYVEDKEIPVYTDQAFVSCQGPASFFLGFTIKGPVAYDIAFDCEEKQEDKCMETEKCSDQCRAHPTCHSCADFEDLTNWKQVHPEVWTHKEKLSENRSERQECYWVSSPAGRYQCSVSGLRWVCDGDVGLKYHFADWASYKEDLRRMQFEPCGPLMDITVVSGVLTEAHLPHFACLGSSPSLKDEVRVLDMQDGGMVLEKCELTCSHAKLLHPTFSPKGLLIRSGFPVKVHCEVLIYQTLTAHLTLHVYLVTCDPRTIQEVDRQEKDSVKISKPAPRKSLQTNSWYSIQTKKENEPFSSKINPESLKLRHSPIKFCEIYVKHAEEDFELQLINDKMDEVWVAEIRADEYGKTSHSLAGRHLSIQYAVWFVTEHRTALIQKVSLVTPIADDLKALIGDEKYSIITGCKTPQDQMRKLYSFLSGGYKKHQMLYESLQKNEPELVAELTSGQSR, from the exons ATGTTAAGCTTAATGTGGAAGAAGGATATCACACCACCTTGTGCTGGACTACCAGGAAACCCAGTTCATGAAAATGCTGTTACTCCCCTGGCACAGTTGGAGGATATTTTTCAGGACAAAGGACAGCAGACGTTATCAGATTTCTACAAAGGCTCACCGCCCAAATGGAGCTATTATGTTACTGCCGAGGAGCAGCACTCGCTCTTAGTCAGAAGGAATGGCTACAGTGGCATcattaaacagatcaggaaaTGCCAAAAAATTAATCATACAGTATCCAGCATTAATCTTTTCCACCATCCCGGGAGTGGAGGCTCTACGCTGGCCATGCAGGTTCTTTGGGACTTGAGGAAGGAGTTTAAATGTGCCATAATACGGCAAAGCAGCGCTGAAACAGAGGTCATAGCAGACCACATCGTTCAACTGTTTGAAGAAGACAACAGAACACTGCTGTTGCTGGATGACAATTCCAGTGAATGGAATTTAATAGAAAGTCTCAACATGCAGATTGTTAAGAGAGGAGTGAGTGCCACAGTTCCCGTGGCTATCCTGCTGAATACGAAGAGAAAGCACACCATCACGGCAGAAGGCCCCTTAAACCTGAAAACCAGACTGTCCTCTAAAGAGCTGCAGGACTTTGAACTAAAAGAAGCAGAGATGAAACTGAAGCACAGCGATGAAGAAATGAAGCAGTTCCATGGATTCAATCTCATGAAAAACAACTTCAGTGAGCAGTATGTAGCCAATCTCTGCTCAATCAGAGAAATCATGGAATACGTGAAAGGGCATAAAGCAGCTTGCAGCACTAAACTGTTCTCAGTTTTGACTCTCATAAATTCATATGTCCCTGGGTCCTTCCTCCCAGTCTCTCGATGTCAGGACCTTTTAAAACCTCAACCTCATTCAGTCTCCCAACAGGTCTGCATGTCAACCCTGCTACACAACACTCCTCCAGTTCCTGGAGAAAACATCACTGAGAAACTGCAGTTTGAAAAAGACATGGAGCCTTTTATGGATCTCCTAGTTATATTTCCAAAAGATGAGATGAAGAGTGAGTGTGTTCGCTTAGCGCATCCAATGATTGCTAACGAGTGCCTAAAGGCCCTGGCTGAAGCTGGCATTACCAAAGGAGAAATTGCCAAAAGATTCCTCGAGTCCTGCAAACCAAACGAGCCACCATACATGGTGAAAATAATCAAAAGCTTGATAATTAAAAGAGAAACTGTGGAGGAGAACCAAGAGAAGTTCTCTAGACTTATTTTAGACATAAAAGATGAAGGTGATCTGAAGACGTGTAAAGAACTGTTTGAAATTGCAACCAATACTTTCGAACAGGATGCCTTCTTCCCACAAGCCTTTGCTCGGTTCCTCTACATCATGCTTCACAACTATGATGAGGCTGAACGTCAGGCACGTGAGGCCATCGCTCGTGATCCTGAAAACTCTTTCCTCCGGGACACTCTTGGACAAATCCACAAAAATCATTTGCGGGCGTTGGCGTACAGCAGAGTAGCTGCTTCCGAATTTTTAGAAGTAGCAGATTTAGCCATAAAGGCATTCAGAGATGAAGAGGAAGCAGCTGAAAATGAGCAAGCTCCAGACTCCTCTACTGCTCAACCAAAGAAAATATCACATGCGTTCAACTGCAGAGGACTTTTTGGTTACATTCAAGTAGCCAAAGTTATTTTTGACACTCTGACATTTCGTGACCAGAGTTGGTGTGATGTTCTCACTGGAAAAAAATCAATTTATGTACTTCCAGAAGCACAGAGCATCCGTCAGTATGAAGACCTGATAATAAATCTACAGTATAATGTAGAGAGGAAACGTGCATTTTTTGAGACCTACCTGACTTACTCCAAACCCAGCAGATACAACACTGAACCACCATACTTTCAACGTGATATTGCTGTCTGTTATAGCAGGTATCTGCCCAAACACTCCAAACCTGCCAGTTCCTCTCATTCCGTCACGGATCGCAGCTTTGCTGGTCTGTTCTCCTGTCTTGATCGAAGCTATCCTAGCAGCTTTCTGGAGCGCCTCACCCAACACACCAGGAACGTATATGAAGTGAAGCCCTCTGATGTGGATGCTGCCATGAAGTACATTCTTTCAAACATCATCCTCAGCAACAAGGACGAGACCTCTAGAGTACTGCAGACACTGACAGCCCTCAGAGCCATTCTGTGGAGATTTGTAGAGAAACATAATATTTACCAAAGCCCAGAATTCTTCCTCCTCATCCTGCTACTGTTTTGGCCAGATAACATCCAGAATCCACCGTTGCACAACAAACTGGACTTgagtaacgttgttgagaataTGAAGTCAGCCTTTGATCAAAAGTACCTAAAGCACTTTCGTTCCAGGTACTTGAGGCCCCTGTTTTTCCTGGGTCAGGGTACAGGCTTGAAGAGGCTTGTTCACAGCTGGAAAATGTACCATGTCCATTCAAGGGACAGGACAGTTTATAGGCAGAGGAGAAAATCATGGGCCACTCTGGACTGGGAAAATGGAAAGATTTGGGCGGACGGCAGCATCCAGAAACTTCTACTCCGTTTCTATGGAGTTTTTAAGAAACAGCAGCTGTTTGCATATGTTGAAGACAAAGAGATCCCTGTCTACACAGATCAGGCCTTTGTGTCGTGTCAGGGTCCTGCTTCCTTCTTCCTGGGCTTCACCATTAAAGGACCCGTGGCTTATGACATCGCATTTGACTGTGAAGAAAAACAAGAGGACAAATGCATGGAGACTGAAAAATGCTCAG ATCAGTGCAGAGCACATCCAACTTGCCACAGTTGTGCTGATTTTGAG gATTTGACAAATTGGAAGCAGGTTCATCCTGAGGTCTGGACTCATAAAGAGAAATTATCAGAGAACAGAAGTGAGAGGCAGGAGTGCTATTG GGTCAGCTCACCTGCTGGGAGATACCAGTGTTCAGTTTCTGGTCTCCGCTGGGTCTGTGATGGTGATGTTGGCCTGAAGTATCATTTTGCTGACTGGGCGTCGTATAAAGAAGACCTCAGAAGGATGCAGTTTGAACCTTGTGGACCTTTAATGGACATCACCGTTGTCTCTGGTGTTCTTACAGAAGCTCATCTTCCACATTTTGCCTGTTTAG GTTCGAGCCCCTCCCTGAAAGACGAGGTCAGAGTTCTAGACATGCAGGACGGTGGAATGGTCTTGGAGAAGTGTGAGCTGACCTGCTCCCATGCCAAGCTTCTCCACCCCACCTTCTCACCTAAAGGCTTGCTGATCAGAAGTGGATTCCCTGTGAAAGTTCACTGTGAGGTGTTGATCTACCAAACCTTGACTGCCCACCTGACCCTTCATGTGTATTTGGTCACCTGTGATCCCAGAACTATACAG GAAGTGGACAGGCAGGAGAAAGACTCTGTAAAAATCTCAAAACCAGCTCCAAGAAAATCTCTGCAAACGAACAGCTGGTACTCAATtcagacaaagaaggaaaatgaACCCTTTTCTTCTAAGATTAATCCTgag AGTCTGAAGCTGAGACACTCCCCCATTAAGTTCTGTGAGATTTATGTAAAACATGCAGAAGAGGACTTTGAGCTTCAGTTGATTAATGATAAGATGGATGAAGTTTGGGTTGCAGAAATTCGAGCAG ATGAGTATGGAAAAACATCACATTCACTTGCTG GGAGACATCTGTCCATTCAATACG ctgtttggtttgtgacagaacacagaactgctCTAATCCAGAAGGTTTCGTTAGTGACCCCTATTGCAGATGACCTGAAGGCCCTGATAGGAGATGAGAAGTACTCCATCATCACAGGATGTAAAACACCACAGGATCAGATGAGGAAGCTCTACTCTTTCCTGTCTGGAGGGTACAAGAAACATCAGATGCTTTATGAGAGTCTTCAGAAGAACGAGCCTGAACTGGTTGCAGAGCTGACCTCCGGTCAAAGTCGTTAA
- the LOC140546582 gene encoding NACHT, LRR and PYD domains-containing protein 1a allele 5-like — MLYSQDEARKIAEVIRERGDQINKMMYENFDSQIYKRIWKQLCTKMTYIFRNVGQEPEQPLANSESGQLSVGHFKKSVEKHKHNLNELSKAIEESLHSDEEHESSEEVHTSTRTGWGEKIVQFVKSSDRLLGYLTQRTYPQETPETPIPASGACLQKSGADWWTPRICHSCSSGKDSTDWVVILPEAVALSANGGRKYRITAAPGSYECGVTGVRWKSSCEVELEYYWSNWDLVSEVLERDQYHPCGPLLDITVISGRLEAVHLPHFLCLGSEWLLGDAVQVCHVTDEGVSLERCILTRFHATLLHPTFSPKGVLVKNGFRVKAHCKILIYCVLAEPLTLHLYLIPDDSRMEEVSCVMIIKAVEKQESGKCVMISKPNPELSLQMKDWFKLKTMQKTKTSDYDSEITPECLKLRYTTRTPNFFEVYVNNPTEDFYLQMLAKDNNEIVWEVKIRKGDFSQVFRPEGSEWLLGDAVQVCHVTDEGVSLERCILTRFHATLLHPTFSPKGVLVKNGFRVKAHCKILIYRVLAEPLTLHLYLIPDDSRMEELFGLWTNTGQNSLRGFH, encoded by the exons ATGTTGTACAG TCAAGATGAAGCTAGGAAGATTGCTGAGGTAATACGAGAACGAGGAGATCAAATTAACAAGATGATGTATGAGAACTTTGACTCTCAAATTTATAAACGGATCTGGAAACAGCTGTGCACTAAAATGACCTACATATTCAGGAATGTGGGTCAGGAACCTGAGCAGCCACTGG CAAACTCTGAATCTGGGCAATTGTCAGTTGGCCATTTCAAGAAAA GTGTGGAGAAGCACAAACATAACTTGAATGAATTATCAAAGGCTATTGAAGAATCTCTTCACTCTGATGAAGAACATGAGAGCAGTGAGGAAGTTCACACAAGCACGAGAACTGGCTGGGGAGAGAAGATTGTCCAGTTCGTAAAATCGTCCGATCGTCTTCTGGGGTACCTAACCCAGAGGACCTATCCTCAAG AGACACCAGAGACTCCTATCCCAGCATCCGGAGCCTGCCTCCAGAAGAGCGGTGCAGATTGGT GGACACCACGAATTTGTCATTCCTGCTCCAGCGGGAAG GACTCAACAGACTGGGTGGTCATTCTgcctgaagctgtggctttgtCAGCAAATGGAGGCAGAAAGTACAG GATCACGGCTGCACCAGGGAGTTATGAGTGTGGGGTCACTGGTGTCCGGTGGAAAAGCTCCTGTGAAGTTGAACTGGAGTATTACTGGAGTAACTGGGATTTAGTGAGTGAAGTCCTGGAAAGAGATCAGTATCACCCTTGTGGCCCATTACTGGACATCACGGTCATCTCAGGGAGGCTGGAGGCTGTCCATCTACCCCACTTTCTCTGTTTAG GTTCAGAATGGTTGCTGGGTGATGCGGTGCAGGTTTGTCATGTTACAGATGAAGGAGTCTCTTTAGAGAGGTGTATCTTAACCCGCTTCCATGCAACACTGCTCCACCCCACATTCTCCCCAAAAGGTGTTCTTGTGAAAAATGGATTTCGGGTGAAGGCTCACTGCAAGATTTTGATCTATTGCGTTCTGGCTGAACCCCTGACTCTTCACTTATACCTTATTCCAGATGATTCAAGAATGGAAGAAGTAAGCTGTGTAATGATTATTAAG GCTGTAGAAAAGCAGGAGAGTGGGAAGTGTGTGATGATATCAAAGCCTAATCCAGAGTTGTCGCTACAAATGAAAGACTGGTTCAAACTGAAAACAATGCAGAAAACCAAAACTTCAGACTATGATTCTGAAATCACACCTGAG TGCTTGAAACTGAGATACACCACTCGAACCCCAAACTTTTTCGAGGTGTACGTCAACAATCCTACAGAGGACTTTTATTTGCAGATGTTGGCAAAAGACAACAATGAAATTGTCTGGGAAGTCAAAATACGGAAAG GTGATTTCAGTCAGGTGTTCAGACCTGAGG GTTCAGAATGGTTGCTGGGTGATGCGGTGCAGGTTTGTCATGTTACAGATGAAGGAGTCTCTTTAGAGAGGTGTATCTTAACCCGCTTCCATGCAACACTGCTCCACCCCACATTCTCCCCAAAAGGTGTTCTTGTGAAAAATGGATTTCGGGTGAAGGCTCACTGCAAGATTTTGATCTATCGCGTTCTGGCTGAACCCCTGACTCTTCACTTATACCTTATTCCAGATGATTCAAGAATGGAAGAA cTGTTTGGTTTGTGGACAAACACAGGACAGAACTCATTGAGAGGGTTTCATTAG